Proteins from a genomic interval of Diceros bicornis minor isolate mBicDic1 chromosome 34, mDicBic1.mat.cur, whole genome shotgun sequence:
- the ZNF146 gene encoding zinc finger protein OZF, whose protein sequence is MSHLSQQRICSGENPFACKVCGKVFSHKSNLTEHEHFHNREKPFECNECGKAFSQKQYVIKHQNTHTGEKLFECNECGKSFSQKENLLTHQKIHTGEKPFECKDCGKAFIQKSNLIRHQRTHTGEKPFVCKECGKTFSGKSNLTEHEKIHIGEKPFKCSECGTAFGQKKYLIKHQNIHTGEKPYECNECGKAFSQRTSLIVHVRIHSGDKPYECNVCGKAFSQSSSLTVHVRSHTGEKPYGCNECGKAFSQFSTLALHLRIHTGKKPYQCSECGKAFSQKSHHIRHQKIHTH, encoded by the coding sequence ATGTCACACCTCAGTCAGCAGAGAATTTGCAGTGGGGAAAACCCCTTTGCCtgtaaggtatgtgggaaggtCTTCAGCCACAAATCAAATCTCACAGAGCATGAGCATTTTCATAATAGAGAGAAACCAtttgaatgtaatgaatgtggaaaagccttcagcCAAAAGCAGTATGTCATTAAACATCAGAacactcatactggagagaagctctttgaatgtaatgaatgtggaaaaTCCTTCAGCCAGAAGGAAAACCTCCTCACCCATCAGaaaattcacactggagagaaaccttttgAGTGTAAGGATTGTGGGAAAGCTTTCATTCAGAAGTCAAACCTCATCAGACACCAGAGAACCCACACAGGAGAGAAGCCCTTTGTATGTAAGGAGTGTGGGAAAACCTTCAGTGGCAAATCAAATCTTACTGAGCATGAGAAAATTCATATTGGAGAGAAACCATTTAAATGTAGTGAATGTGGAACAGCTTTTGGCCAGAAGAAGTACCTCATAAAACATCAAAacattcacactggagagaaaccctatgaatgtaatgaatgtggaaaagccttctcTCAACGAACATCACTTATTGTACATGTGAGAATTCATTCAGGTGATAAACCTTATGAATGCAATGTATGTGGAAAAGCCTTCTCTCAAAGTTCGTCTCTTACTGTGCATGTGAGAAGCCATACAGGGGAGAAGCCCTATGgttgtaatgaatgtgggaaagctttcTCTCAGTTCTCAACCCTTGCTCTGCATTTGAGAATACACACAGGTAAGAAGCCTTATCAATGTAGTGAATGTGGAAAGGCTTTCAGCCAGAAGTCACACCACATTAGACATCAGAAAATTCATACTCATTAA